In Pseudoalteromonas nigrifaciens, the sequence AAATTCGCTATCACGAAAATCAGTACCGCTAAATTTACTCTTAGCTAAATTTGCGTGCCTAAAGTCTACATTTTTTGCAAAGCAATCTGTTAGTTTAAGTGCTTTTAGAGTTAGTTCAAAAAAGGAACTGTGGCTAAGCTCACAGTGACTAAAACTCACAGCAGCATTAACACTAAGCTGCGGCCAGTTTATATCACTCCACTGTATACTGTTTAATTTACAATGACTAAAGTCAACATTTTCGAGTGAGCTATAACCCCATTTTAGTGATGCTAAATTGCATTTTTTAAAACTGCATTCTATAAAACGGCAGTGTTTAAATTGGCCATTTGAAAAGTCGCAATCTGTAAAAGTACAGTCTTCAAACTCTATATTCTCAAAAACCTGCTCTGTCAGTGCTAATGCTGTAAATTGTTGATCAAAATAGTGATTATTATTTTCTATAGACACGGTTTGAATATTACCTTAACGCGCAAATTGAGCTTTTTTAGGGAGATCTTTTTTCAGTGCGAGTATCGCTATAAATATTAAACCCAGAGGTAAAATTAGCGATAAACAGCCACCAACAAAAGCAATGACACCTGGATTAGTACTTTTTCGTTTACCTAATTTATAACTAATAAAAGCAAAAATAGGCACTAATAAAAGTATAAAAAAAGCGATAAACTCGCCAAAAAGAGTGATGTTAACTGACATAAGAATTCCTTTTCATCTGTATGATTATTGCAGTACTAAATTTAACCATAAAAAAACCCTTAAGCCTACACTTAAGGGTTTAATTTTTAATTATCTAACGCATATTTACAAAACACTGTAAAAATAATTTACTCTGCGCTTAGTACCGCTTTTTCTACTACGCTAATTGCAAGTTCTGCTAACGAATCAGCATTAGGCTTACTTGGCGCATTAGTTAATAAACACGACGCCTGCGTAGTTTTAGGGAACGCAATAACGTCACGAATGTTATCAGTACCACAAAGCAACATAGCTAAACGGTCAAGGCCAAAAGCTAAACCAGCATGTGGTGGCGTACCGTATTTAAGTGCGTCAAGCAAAAAGCCAAACTTGTCTTGTTGCTCTTGCTCATTAATACCTAAAATTCTAAACGCAGCTTCTTGCATATCAGCATTATGAATACGTACCGA encodes:
- a CDS encoding pentapeptide repeat-containing protein, yielding MSIENNNHYFDQQFTALALTEQVFENIEFEDCTFTDCDFSNGQFKHCRFIECSFKKCNLASLKWGYSSLENVDFSHCKLNSIQWSDINWPQLSVNAAVSFSHCELSHSSFFELTLKALKLTDCFAKNVDFRHANLAKSKFSGTDFRDSEFFQTNLSQCDFVGATQFNIDLNSNQITKAKFERFEALNLLSGLGVELVD